AAGGGGCTCATCCAAGGCTGCACATACAAGACACGGCGAGCTGGGCTTCACACCCATCAAAAGCTGTGAGGTGCAGCCAAATGATCAATGCCATTGGACCCTAGGATAACTGAGCCCACTAGCTCGAGGAGAGTGCAGCCCCCACAAGAACGCCTCACACACCCCTTGGCCACCTGTCTGGAAAGAAGTCGTGGACCTAGTGTGCTGGGAGAGACCCCCGAGGGCCTTCTTGGCCTGTCAGCTCTGGGTACCCCTCCAGGGGAAAGACTGAGTAAGGCTTGAGAAACCTATCACATGGGGgctgaagaaaaaggagaacagaGGAGGACAGAGACTAGCTCTGCTCTGCCCGGCCTCAGACTGCACACCCAGAAGGAGTCAAAATCTGGAAGAAACCAACGGGAGAACAGAATGGAGCCTTCTAACTCGACCCAATGCACAGGACTTTGAGGTCCACTGCACTCAAGCATCATGCTGACAATCATGCCTTGTGAACTAGGGAGCTCCCTGCTGCTCTGAGGTATTCCAGTAAAGGCTAGACAGATGACCCCGTCAGGATGCTGTGGAGGGTACACCTCCCTCTCACAGAGCTAGAGTTGACATAACCTCCCAAGCTCACCACACAGACGCTACTCAAGGGATCTATCCCCACTCAGCTCCAGCTCCCTCCTCGCACTGCCCTTTCTGCCATCATCCAGAGGTAAAATCTCCCGATTCAGGCAAGTGCTTCAGCTTGGACTAAGAAGTGGGAGAGTGGGAAGCATAACAATGGGGAAGATAGTGGGAGACAACATTTTAGGGATGACTGGTACAACTGGGTTTGCCTGTTCAATAATTCAGGTGTCAACCAATGTTCATCAAATCGAATATACCAAAACCCTTCCAACTGATGAAACAAAAGTCCTTTCTGAAAGAAATTAAACCAGAAATGCTTTAAGCAGCACCTTCTTGCAGCACATTTAACTGACAAACTAGGGGGCTTTGGGGGGGAGCCACGTCTCAGGAGAATTCCCAGTTTGTAAATTCCCTCCACCACTCACTATCTACATCTCTGGACAAGCTAAAGAAAGGGCCCAGAGCACTGAAGTTCCCGTGACCTGCCCTTTAGTCCACAATCTCTTGAAGGTCAAAGCACTCGGATCCCTCCCTAAACAGAGACTTTGGGGTGAACAGCCTTCCCTGGGACACCAAGGCCTTCTGACTCTCAAGTTCAGTGGGTCATCATGGGACAAAGCTCTCCTCAGAGGAGAGCCAAGACACCACAACCCTGGCTAGAAATGCTACCCCGTGCCCCAAGGCTCCAACGCAAGGAACTCCCCATTcccagagggagaaaaatatggttTCATTGACTCCTAATCATCTGCTGGGCTCTTTCTGGTCTCTagaacataaaaggaaaaggCTGCTCCCCCTGGAGGAAGCATGTAAATATTTCAAGATAGAATCAGCTGCTTGGCCTGGACCTTGGGCATGGCCCTGAAGTTTCTTACGAAGTATCCAAGAAGGTCAGCAGGAATCTCACCCCAGGAACCCAGATTTAGGTAAGTGAGAGACCTCCCCCAAACCTCGCACAGACACCCTACAGACAACAACCCCCTGCCTTAGCATGTGGGGATCCCGGAGGCAGTACCCCTGGCTGggcacaggaaagtaggagagactGTGCCGACAGCAGCCAAAAGTTATGGAGACAGCTGTCCTGCTCCCCCAGGGTCCTTTTCTGATTCCCAGAGGCTGGTGATGGTGATAGACCTGTCTCTGCCCAAGACTCAGGTTCCCTTCACTTTCATCACTCCAGGTCTGTCTCATGGCTCTTCCCCCTCTTCAATTCcaaaaggcaaatcacttccaCAACTTTAAAATCAACTGGCTAGAAGGTTTTGTGGAATATTCCTCAGGGCAGGAACCAGCCTCAACAGTAGTGTGCTCCTTACATCAAACTCAAAGGAAAGTTCCAACCTTCTTAAGCAAGGATCTCAGAGACTTTGGGAATTAGGAATGAGACTTTGAAAACGTAGTTCTTCTCACTAACAGTAGCTGAAAAGGTCAACCCTACCATTCTAATGTGGGGAGCAGTACCATGGAGCCAGGGTACGGGGAAAATCGGGGGCAAGACAGGCCAAGCGGCCACTTGTTTCTTTGTGGGCAAGACCTCAGGTTTGAGGCCTCAGGATCAAGGAGGGTCAGGCACTGGGTCGTGGCTGCTAACACAGCAAAAGGCATGCCCGTGTTGGGTCATCTGTGCCAGGCCAGCAACCCGGGACAAGCCCTGCAGGGACTCGCTGGGTGACCCTGAACCAGCAACTCGACCTCCTGGGATTCCCTTCCCCAGGGAGTTACTCTGCTGACACACTCACAAATTTGGTGTTCAAAACAAGTGATTCTAGTACTTCAGGAAGTAGTGTTGCAGTAGggagggtggggatgggtggcTATGCTACTAAGGTGATCGGTGGGTGGATTACTCAGGAGAAAACTGCCctgtgaaaagaggaaaggagaaaaacctgGCATTAACTCCTCTGGCTGCCTCAGACACCCCAGCCAGGCACACAGCCAGAGGACTTGACCAACCTACCCTTGAAGGCCAGTCCTCCAGGCTGCTCCAGGGCAGGGGGCTGCCTGCCCTCCCAACCTCTGACCCAGCCATTTCCTCTAAAGTCTCGGACAAGCTAACCATAGTAGGCTGAGTTTCCCCTGATGGTCTTGCACAATATTTGGGCCAACACAATATTTAAGCAAGCTAAACTCCTACAGCTATACTGTACACAACCCATATGGAACATTAAATTGAGCCTCAGCTCTTAGTCAGAACCTAGAGTGCCAGGGTCAAAGGTGCCTCTTGGGTACACTCAGACCAAACCTTTGACTCACCTACAGGCACTGCTTGGACTATTTGGACCCCAGTTCTCTGAGAAGGTCACCAACCCAAAACTGCACTCCCAGCGGTCCCGTGAAAGGCCCAGGAACAGGACAAGCAAAGAAGGCTGTCTCGTGCCTATCCTGGGCCCTGGTGCTGCTCTTGGCATCGAGATAGTGCGAAGTGTTGCACTTGAAGAATGATTTAATGACACTGGGGCGGCTGGCTGAGGTCAGCGTCATGAGCGTCTGGGTCTTCTGCAGTGTGTGTAGGAATGTTCATAGGGGCTGCACCGCCTGCCCAGGGAGACAAGCATGAAGGCGTGGGCATGGTGCCAGCATAGCAGCAGCCAGGATGAGAGCTATGCACACCTGCCTTACCTTTCTGCCAGGGCAGACGTTGATGGATGCAAGGAGGAGTGAGAGCCTCGTCATCCATGTGGTCACAGTTCTCACCCAGCTCACTGACAGCCTGCTTGTAGTTCCTCTTCTTTCCGTGGGGTCAGAAGCAGCGCCCATGGGGGCCCTGACAGGGATGACAGCAGCCCCCTGCCACAGCCCAGGCAGCCAGGCCCTGACAGGTGGGGTCTcagccttccccctccctccatgtcCTGACCCTGGCACACTTCAAAAATCACAGACGTAGTGGCTCACTCCTAGAGGGCTCTAGGTAGACCTGGGGAGGGACAAAGGTCAAGTCCCCCCACCTGCCCTCAGGCAACTCACAATCTAACAGGAAGACCAGATGACAACAGCCAGGGTGAGAATAACACACCCACTACTGTGTAATCATAAGTGTTTGATTAAACCAAATAGAACTTCTCTAAGCACCTCCTGTATTAAAAAGCCTTGTTCTAGGTTCTGAGGCTCCAGCAGTAAAGAGGGAACAAGTTCTGCCTTCAAAGTCTCACATCCTGTTAGGAATGTCTACagttaggtgtgtgtgtgtgtgtgtgtgtgtgtgtgtgtgtgtgtgtatgtaggtcaCCTATACATGGTGCATGAGTTtattaggggagggagggagagaggacactTCCGTCTCCATTGGAGGCCACAACTCCTCCTGGAGCCACACACCAAGGCCACAGGGAGGGTTTACTCAAGGTCCACCAGCACTTTGCCAGCAACAGAAcatcaagaaagcttgagagGCCTTCCAATTCAcccatttgacagagaaggaaactgaggcacagaagagtcatctgcccaaagtcacaccaaTAAGTCTGAGGTCTTATCATCCAGAGAACTTAGAGAAtgacttcttcctttcctttcacctgCCCCACTAACCAGACTCTTCTTAAACGGTGATTCTGAGAATGAAGTTATTTCGGACATGACAGCTGTGTGTCAGGATGGGTTAGGCAGAGACCAGATCAAGGCTCTCTGGAGTGCCTCTGGGACCCCAAGCTCATCTGGAAAGTGGTTTTCCCCAACAGCCTAGCTTGCCTTTGTATATGTAGTTGGGGGTTTTGAGAAGGGCTGAGTCTAACCACCTGGAGGGCAGACCTTCAGCCCAGTGCCAGGATGTTTTCCTGACTGAGGCACACAGTGGCGCTTTAGCATCACTGAATCCTTGTGTCCCTTGGCCAGCTCTGGGGGCCATCATGAGTGGTCTCTCCCTGCCGCTTGTGCTCAGGGATACTCTCGGGTCACCCTACCTGATGCTCTGAGGAAGCTTCCTGGCCTCCTTGCTCTCTACAGAGAGAAGAAGACAATGGAGACCCACCCTTACTCAGAGCTTTTCACCCCCACTATCTTGTGAGATCCTCATCAGAGACTTAGGGCACACAGGGAACCAAGTCACAGTAGTAGAACTGACCCAAAAAGGGGACCTGCCCAAGGTTGCACTGACTCCGAGGGCACCAGGCTGCCAAGTGGTTCCCCCTCAATTCTCCACCCTGCCTAGGTGAGCAGGTGGGGGTAGTCCACTGAGGAGCCAAGTCACCATCTGAAGTACAAGCCAAACCACAGATTCAATTAAGTGGCCAGCCTGGGTTGACCACTGGGCTGCTGAATTCCCTAAAACAAAAATACCCCAACAACCGCCAGCAACCGTCCCACGTgacctcctcctcctcagtcCTGTCCCATGAACCTTTCCTTCATCTGCCCCCAATGCTACAGCAAGACGCTAGAGCCCACACCCACACTTGGCATGCGACTCTAGGACTGAACTGTCAGCCAGGATCTGGCAGCCAGTCTGGACCAGTCTGCCAACCCTTGTGGAGTAGGACTGCCCTATCCAGGTTCAGGCTGGCATTGCCATCCCACTCTTCCACAATTTcttctctgaagcacagtttccCCACCTCCTGACATCCCAATTGCCTTAGAGAAAAGTCAAGCTTTTTCTGTGGAGTCTGAGACGTTACTGGTGATTGTCTGCTGACCTAATAGGTCTGCCCCTGCCTGGGACAGCCTCTAAAGGGATGGCCCCCAGGAGATCATCTGTTCTGACAGCCCTTActctagaaatgaggaaatggaggaatagAGGGAGGTGCTCCTCCAGTAAACACAAAGTCAGAGCAGGTTGGACAAGGAGGCAGCAGGCAGACAACCACCAGCCCCAgagcttccccttccttcctacaGCAGATCACCCCGACAAGGCCTTACCACTGTCACTATCTGCTTGGCTTCTAGACTCTGGTTGGGCCTGTGAGGACTTGTGCACGTGGATCctacacacagagcacaggtcaCAGCGGGAGCCCCTTCGAGTCCAGGGGCTTTCTGGCAAGTCCAAGAGGAGCTCAGTCTCTGGCTGAGGCAGTGTTCTTAGAGAAGAGGAGGCATCACCTGACTCGGTCAGCACAGGCGCTACATCTTCTGGAGAAGCTGGCTGGGCCATCCAGAGTTTGGCCACAGACTGAGCAGGTCTCATATCTTTCACCTTGGGTGCCTCAGGGAGTCCCATTGAGGAGGTCCCAGATGCTGGATCGGCTAGGCTTTCCACCTGCTCCTTTGGCACAGATGTCTCCTCATACTCCAAAGCGTGGACAAAGGAGAGCTTCTGGCTGGCTGTCCTAGCCTTGCTCGCCACCAGGCACTTCTCAGCACTCTGCTGCTCTCTGAACGAAGCTCTCCATGATGGGTACGAGCTTACCTGAGGATGGCAGATTCCCGGACATTTTGGGGAACAACGTGGGTGATGCAGGCACCGAGGGAACCACTGCTGCTTGGCTTTGGGTCCCACAAGGGACGGAGCGGTTCTCAGCCACCACCGGGACCAGCTTCTCCAAGTTGTCTTTGTTCTGAAGTAGCTGGCAGCTGTACTGACTGCTCTTGGGGCTACCATGGCCAGAACCCCTGCAGGAAACAGAAAGTAGGGTCTTGAGACCACGGCCCTAGGCATCACCTATCTAAGAGgctctgtctctcagtctacAAGCATGTGCCTGGCAATCGAACAAAGTCCAAAATAtgttccctgcccttaaggaactcacagtggatagagtactggcttggagtcaggaaggcccgaattcaaatccagccccagacactgactagctaggtgaccatgtgcaaggcattttaccttttacctcagttccttcatgtgTAAAAATGAGAGTCTTGAACTCcaggacctccaaggtcccttctggctccaaatctgggTCCTGGATGCTCTGGAGGGCCTGCACGTCAGCACCAAACTCTCCCCTGCCCTGCTCTtgctgcttgcctgggtctcctctcccctcaacatctccttcttccctccatgtTTCCCACAGCACCAAGCACAGTGTTGAGAGTTCTACCATCATCACTGGACCACCATTTGAATGGATGGGACCTTGGAAGCCTTCTGGCCCAGCTCCCACTATTTACAGAGGCCTAGGGAGGTAGCACAGACTAAGGGGGCTGGAGATGAATGCTGACTCCCAACCCAGGCCTTTCTCCATTGTCCTGCCTTGCCCACCTAGCCCTGGGGAAGCCAGATACTGATGGAGCATAGGAAGGGCAGGTCCAGAAGACTGGTCAGATCCCTTTAGAACACAAGATCCAGTCCACAGAGAAGAGAGTGTCTCATTCTCTGGGCTccatacaatgcctggcatagagggaggcaagaagggagagaaggatggaaggagaaagaaagcaaaagaagaaaagaaagaggaggggaaggaaggaatgaaaacagCCCAAAATGGCAGAGCTTTGAGCAGGAGGGTAATGGGACACGCGCTCGTCCTTGTTTGTGCTTTCTCAGTTCCTTTGGCTCTGCCTTGCATCAGGGGCCAGATTTCCCACacatttcccccattttccatAATGGTTTCTGTCACCAATCCCTCAGGTCACTCAGTTTTTGCCCAATACCCCATGCCCTGGGCTGCTGCACCTACGTGTGTCCCTTGGCCCCAGGCTTACCTGGAAAACGTTGTCACAGCCTCCTTCTTAATCTTCTGCAGCCACACCATGTCCTCCTTCTCCACATTTTGCCTGAACTCCCTCACTGTGGTGTTGTCTGCCTCCCTGATGCTCACAGAGCCTTTGCTGGTCCCCATGGTGCCATCTGCAATTTCAGAGCAGAAGGGAAGGTCGAAATGAGAATTCCCAGGTCACCTGCTGAGGAAAACCGTCTGAAGCAGGCTCCAGCGTTGCTCAGGTGAAAGGGACCAGGCCCAGTCTTTAAGGTCAGTCCCATCCCTCCACCCTGAGCCCACTACCCAGTAGTAGCGTCCTCAGATGCGAAGAATGTCTTCACTACAGCAGCACTCTGGTTACCTTCTTATCTGCGCATGTGGATGCATTTCACTTTTTCCATTTCAAGTCACAATTCTGCACGTTGGCCTAGATCATATGGTTTCCTTCAACTCTTCCAACAGACCAGAGATCTCAGAACGGCTAAATGGTTCCAAGGAATCAAATgaacagttaaaagtcaagtgTACTCGTTCTGGGTGGTATGTTTCAATCAGTGCCCCAGACTGGTTACCACTTCCCTGTGTTATCTACCACATAAGAACATTAGTGACTCATGAAGGCTGACACCAGCTTGGATTACTTGTATCTGCCATGCTAAGCCCAGGGCCAGGCACAAAGGAAGCATTCCTCTCCCTTCGAGAGAAGTGACATGGGTCAGACATCACTGGCTGCTGCCCCTTAAAATAAGCCAGGACCCAGAGGCAGGGGCAACCCTGTAATTAAGGTGGAGTGCCGGCCCAGCAACAAGCTGGCATTCTTCTCCCTCAGATGCTTTACACCCCAAATGCAGTAAGCAGTTGGTTGGGGACTCAGGCAACCCTGCCCACGGAGGCCATGGGGCATCAGAAGGAGCTCACATGCTCATTTCATACTGCTGCCCTGAGGAAAGAGAATCCCCAGGAACCCAAAATCCTCCCTCTGATGGCTTACTATTCTGCAAAGCAACCTCGGGCCCAGTACCCCACTGCTCACCAGTGTCAACATGACCCCTCTTCACGTTGATTAGTTCCCTTCAATTCAACACCCTGGGAACTAGAGGGGATGCAAATCCCCAGCAGATCCATTCCCCACAGGAAGAACCTATAGCCCAAGGATGAATCCAGAAAAAAGGGCCAAAGTAGGATGAAGGCAGAAAAGGCAACCAAGACCTGTCCCTGATGACTCATATCAATCCAAGCCCCAACTGCAGGTCTTCAGGTCTCCTCAGCTAAGTGAGCCCTGAATTCCAGAAGGGAACAGGGCAGCCAGGTAGAAATTGGGAAGTACAGACAGGGAGAGCCAGGCCCGTACACCCACTCCAAGCTCCACTGGGAACAAAATCCCTGGCTGGGAAAGGAGTTTTGAGATCTTAAGTCCATTATAATTGATGGGAATAATcgttttttaaaagtgctttcaaTTCTGCCAAGTGCCTTACCTATACTATCTCCCTTGATCCTCACCACCCTGGGAAACAGGTGCTATGACTCTTCCCATTTGACAGTTGcggaaactgaggtggacagaagttcagtgactagcccaaggtgacacagccagtaagtgaccAGGTCCAGAGGAGAATCACCAATATTGGACCCGCAGTCTCCCACTATGGAGGGCCACAAACACTGTGACAGGTGACGAGGAAAGAGGTCAGGCCTTTGCAGTGCTGGCTGCCCCAGTGTATCTGAAGCTGAGCCAATGTCAGGTGTTCAAGGCCCTCAAGGCACAAAGATGAAAGAGACAACCTAACCATTGTCTTGACTAGACCTTAGCTTATGGTCCACCAGGGGAGCtctgagacagacacacacagcagTGTAACCCACATGACAGTGCACGGAGCCGGGccagtcaggaagatgtgggggACAGAGAGTCGTCTCAGACTTTGGGATCTCTTATCAAACTGAGAGGCCCCTGGGACAAAGAGGTTGTCCAAGTGCCTTCTATGGGAAGCTTttgaacagaagaagaaaaatggagccAAGAATCCACAGCCCCAGCCTTGCCTCCCCCCACGAAATGAACCTCAAGCCAGACTGatgctccccctctcccccactcctgCTTACCTAGGGGTCTGCAGCCACACCAGCGAGACCTGGTCACACCTTGGTCTCCTACTCCCCAGTTTGGGGCCATTTCTTGATCTCCAGAGTCAACAAGCAACCCTCCAAACCAACTGTCCCTTTTGCAGTTATGCAGACTGTTGGGGTTACAGAATTCCATGGCAGTTAGGGACAGAAGGACCAGTGGGGGAGGGACGGGGTGGGGCACTAAGGTCTGGCTAGAGGGATGTCTTTGGAGCTAGAAACCTGAGGGGCTGAATCCAGATGCTTTGGCCACTTTACTACAAATGTGGCTCAGGCAAATCGTGTCCCCatccctgtacctcagttttctcatctgtaaaacaaagggcaAGGGTAACTACTCCTGCTAGTGCCCCAACCTCCTAAGACACTGAATTTATGAAATACCCCGAAaataatgttcttgccaccaaagttctTGGTTCAAAATCACAAAAACTTCCAAATTGGAAACATAAGAATGGTCTGAAGGAATTACATTAAAGGATGCTGGTTACCTTATGTTTTCCTCCTGCACCATAAGAATGATGGGAACATGTCATCTGACTGACATTTGAAACCTACACATTGCCCTCTCCATTTAGAAtaggagttccttgagagcagggactacttGGCACCGTACTTTGTacctagtaagagcttaataaatgttgttatccattcagtcattcattcattctccttacaaggacactctcttttctttcctttgtaccccAGTCGTAGAGTGCCTGATATAGAGCCAGatcttaaaaaatacttattgccTTATTATCTTTGCCTTGCCATGATCTTGGAACAAAACGTATCTTGAGTTGTTCCTAAGACTGTTCTTCTGATTTGTTCCCAAGACTGTTCTTCCGATTTGTTCCCATTCTCCCCTGTGTTCACGATCCAATCGTcatgtcttttttccttatgattcttcagtcttttcctttctattgacttcttaagtcttttgccttttttgtatcctcagagcttagcacagtgcctgataaggagaaggtgcttaataaatgttttttgattgattatcCCATGCTTAGAAATAGCCTCACTTGCCACAGATGCTTCATGACCCCCTGTTCTCAATTTGACATTTTGAAGAAGGTGGTCTACACTTCTATTACATGTAGTACCTCTAGCACACTTGACATGTGAGCATTTGTGTGATAACCACCCATGCTATTCtcgtatgcatttaaaaaattgtaatttaTATTAATACTGGAGCCAGTTCTTTTCTAGATTTTCTATCTCCCTCAAAGCACAAGACTGTGCCCTGCACATACCTGTAGTTCATTCAATGCTCATTGAGAAAAATTGGATCTTTCATGGATTTCAGTGTTACCCTCAAACCTAGGAGTATGGCTGGTCATTCAATTGGACCCTTCAAAGAAGCAACCCAGGAAATATAGATATGCCTGCCAGAATATTCTCCTGGTTTGacaatgagaaacctgaggtacAGACAGCTTAAGTGACTTCTACCCACCACATAGCCCATCATGAAAGCTCATTGTTTGGAGCCTCCAGGCCTCAGAGAACAATCAATTGGTGTGCTATAAACATCATTCAAACAATTGTACCCTTTCACCAacttggtgttttgttttttgattcgATTAAGTTCTACCACCTAATCTCAGACACAGCTAACTAAGTATGAGGATAGATTCAGGAAGGAACTGCCTTCGCTTTATTGAGGGGAGGCTTTGCGGTGGATCCTCAGGATCACAGGCAACGTGGAGGTTTACATTCTACAA
The DNA window shown above is from Notamacropus eugenii isolate mMacEug1 chromosome 2, mMacEug1.pri_v2, whole genome shotgun sequence and carries:
- the LOC140522134 gene encoding uncharacterized protein isoform X5, whose amino-acid sequence is MEFCNPNSLHNCKRDSWFGGLLVDSGDQEMAPNWGVGDQGVTRSRWCGCRPLDGTMGTSKGSVSIREADNTTVREFRQNVEKEDMVWLQKIKKEAVTTFSRGSGHGSPKSSQYSCQLLQNKDNLEKLVPVVAENRSVPCGTQSQAAVVPSVPASPTLFPKMSGNLPSSGKLVPIMESFVQRAAEC
- the LOC140522134 gene encoding uncharacterized protein isoform X1, with the translated sequence MVAPRAVSTAASYFRTKTTWRSWSRWWLRTAPSLVGPKAKQQWFPRCLHHPRCSPKCPGICHPQVSSYPSWRASFREQQSAEKCLVASKARTASQKLSFVHALEYEETSVPKEQVESLADPASGTSSMGLPEAPKVKDMRPAQSVAKLWMAQPASPEDVAPVLTESGDASSSLRTLPQPETELLLDLPESPWTRRGSRCDLCSVCRIHVHKSSQAQPESRSQADSDSAAVPFLSSGEGTTAAGKPEKEGGG
- the LOC140522134 gene encoding uncharacterized protein isoform X4 — translated: MVAPRAVSTAASYFRTKTTWRSWSRWWLRTAPSLVGPKAKQQWFPRCLHHPRCSPKCPGICHPQVSSYPSWRASFREQQSAEKCLVASKARTASQKLSFVHALEYEETSVPKEQVESLADPASGTSSMGLPEAPKVKDMRPAQSVAKLWMAQPASPEDVAPVLTESGDASSSLRTLPQPETELLLDLPESPWTRRGSRCDLCSVCRIHVHKSSQAQPESRSQADSDSGQFSPE
- the LOC140522134 gene encoding uncharacterized protein isoform X3 translates to MVAPRAVSTAASYFRTKTTWRSWSRWWLRTAPSLVGPKAKQQWFPRCLHHPRCSPKCPGICHPQVSSYPSWRASFREQQSAEKCLVASKARTASQKLSFVHALEYEETSVPKEQVESLADPASGTSSMGLPEAPKVKDMRPAQSVAKLWMAQPASPEDVAPVLTESGDASSSLRTLPQPETELLLDLPESPWTRRGSRCDLCSVCRIHVHKSSQAQPESRSQADSDSGKALSG
- the LOC140522134 gene encoding uncharacterized protein isoform X6; translation: MGTSKGSVSIREADNTTVREFRQNVEKEDMVWLQKIKKEAVTTFSRGSGHGSPKSSQYSCQLLQNKDNLEKLVPVVAENRSVPCGTQSQAAVVPSVPASPTLFPKMSGNLPSSGKLVPIMESFVQRAAEC
- the LOC140522134 gene encoding uncharacterized protein isoform X2; the protein is MVAPRAVSTAASYFRTKTTWRSWSRWWLRTAPSLVGPKAKQQWFPRCLHHPRCSPKCPGICHPQVSSYPSWRASFREQQSAEKCLVASKARTASQKLSFVHALEYEETSVPKEQVESLADPASGTSSMGLPEAPKVKDMRPAQSVAKLWMAQPASPEDVAPVLTESGDASSSLRTLPQPETELLLDLPESPWTRRGSRCDLCSVCRIHVHKSSQAQPESRSQADSDSGEGTTAAGKPEKEGGG